From a single Nitrogeniibacter mangrovi genomic region:
- a CDS encoding methyl-accepting chemotaxis protein produces the protein MSTAQTPTATIAPDATIMDAQDAAPEKKAARPARAGLPGGKSLTDQLRKLGLVLGLLFIALVALIFLQAQRAANSTSYLYAAGEMRMLSEQTAKSGQLALQGDPRAFAELREGRDEFDKMLNAVTNGGLINERVDSSAVPPSPAAFADRLSTLAGIWAKSDKDTQLVLDQEKNLTTLSRSVNVINDKNPQLLDVTEQVAALKLQSGASAREIATANRLVMLTQRIAKNANALLVADAIDPEVAFLLGKDTNSFREILGQLKDMTPDSVTRAKLAELDTVANESLGAVSGILSNIQYLVQAKQAGRRIIDNAPPLSEQAHQLTEEYAGYFGGFGLLQIGIAVVAVLILLSILRMVFVYRNDMAARSQDADSQRRNAEDERNQTQQAILRLMNEMGDLADGDLTIRATVTEDITGAIADSVNYTVEELAVLVRRINDAAGRVTSATEAAKLTSNELLEATQRQSEELEEVGQTVQAMARSMTEASQRALQSAQVARRSLDSANKGTEAVENTIKGMNEIREKIQETSKRIKRLGESSQEIGEIVELISDITEQTNVLALNAAIQAASAGEAGRGFTVVAEEVQRLAERSAEATKQISAIVKTIQTDTQDAVSAMENATHDVVAGAALSDSAGQALVEIGTVSAEAAELIEQISNDTQKQAANASRVAESMRGIQAITEQTTRGTKQTAVSIGELAELAVELKGSVSGFKV, from the coding sequence ATGAGCACAGCACAGACCCCGACGGCGACCATCGCCCCTGATGCAACCATCATGGACGCGCAAGACGCAGCGCCCGAGAAAAAGGCCGCGCGCCCAGCCCGGGCCGGCCTGCCCGGTGGCAAGTCGCTGACCGACCAGTTGCGCAAGCTCGGCCTCGTGCTCGGCCTGCTGTTCATCGCCCTGGTGGCGCTGATCTTCCTGCAGGCCCAGCGGGCGGCGAACTCCACCTCCTACCTGTACGCGGCCGGCGAGATGCGGATGCTGTCGGAACAGACCGCCAAATCGGGACAGCTCGCGCTTCAGGGCGATCCGCGTGCCTTCGCCGAATTGCGTGAAGGCCGCGACGAATTCGACAAGATGCTCAATGCGGTCACCAACGGCGGCCTCATCAACGAGCGCGTCGATAGCAGTGCGGTGCCGCCGAGCCCGGCCGCCTTCGCCGATCGCCTCAGCACCCTGGCCGGCATCTGGGCCAAGTCCGACAAGGACACCCAGCTGGTGCTGGACCAGGAGAAGAACCTGACCACGCTGAGCCGCTCGGTGAACGTGATCAACGACAAGAACCCGCAGCTGCTCGACGTCACCGAGCAGGTCGCCGCCCTCAAGCTCCAGTCGGGCGCCAGCGCGCGTGAGATCGCCACCGCCAACCGCCTGGTGATGCTGACCCAGCGGATCGCCAAGAACGCCAACGCCCTGCTGGTGGCCGACGCCATCGACCCGGAGGTGGCCTTCCTGCTCGGCAAGGACACCAACAGCTTCCGCGAGATTCTCGGCCAGCTCAAGGACATGACGCCCGACAGCGTCACCCGTGCCAAGCTGGCCGAGCTGGACACCGTGGCCAACGAGAGTCTCGGCGCGGTCTCCGGCATCCTCAGCAACATCCAGTATCTGGTGCAGGCCAAGCAGGCCGGGCGCCGCATCATCGACAACGCTCCGCCGCTGTCCGAACAGGCCCACCAGCTCACCGAGGAATACGCCGGCTACTTCGGCGGCTTCGGCCTGCTGCAGATCGGCATCGCCGTCGTCGCCGTGCTGATCCTGCTGAGCATTCTGCGCATGGTGTTCGTGTACCGGAACGACATGGCCGCACGCAGCCAGGACGCCGACTCCCAGCGCCGCAACGCGGAAGACGAACGGAACCAGACCCAGCAGGCCATCCTGCGGCTGATGAACGAGATGGGCGACCTGGCCGACGGTGACCTGACCATCCGCGCCACCGTGACCGAGGACATCACCGGCGCCATTGCCGACTCGGTGAACTACACGGTCGAAGAACTGGCGGTGCTGGTGCGACGCATCAACGACGCCGCCGGCCGCGTGACCAGCGCCACCGAGGCCGCCAAGCTCACCTCCAACGAACTGCTCGAAGCCACCCAGCGCCAGTCCGAGGAACTCGAGGAGGTCGGCCAGACCGTCCAGGCCATGGCCCGCTCCATGACCGAAGCGTCCCAGCGCGCCCTGCAATCCGCCCAGGTGGCGCGCCGCTCGCTCGATTCCGCCAACAAGGGGACCGAGGCGGTGGAGAACACCATCAAGGGCATGAACGAGATCCGCGAGAAGATCCAGGAGACCTCCAAGCGGATCAAGCGTCTCGGTGAATCGTCCCAGGAAATCGGCGAGATCGTGGAACTGATCTCGGACATTACCGAACAGACCAACGTGCTCGCCCTGAACGCCGCCATCCAGGCCGCCTCGGCCGGCGAGGCGGGCCGCGGCTTCACGGTGGTTGCCGAAGAGGTGCAGCGCCTCGCGGAACGTTCCGCCGAGGCCACCAAGCAGATCTCGGCCATCGTGAAGACCATTCAGACCGATACCCAGGACGCGGTGTCCGCCATGGAGAACGCCACCCATGACGTGGTCGCCGGGGCCGCGCTGTCCGACTCCGCCGGTCAGGCTCTGGTCGAGATCGGCACCGTGTCGGCCGAAGCCGCCGAGCTCATCGAACAGATCTCCAACGACACCCAGAAACAGGCGGCCAACGCCAGCCGCGTGGCCGAGTCCATGCGCGGCATCCAGGCCATTACCGAGCAGACCACGCGAGGCACCAAGCAGACCGCCGTGTCGATCGGCGAACTGGCCGAACTCGCCGTCGAACTGAAGGGATCGGTTTCGGGCTTCAAGGTCTGA
- a CDS encoding chemotaxis protein CheW produces MAKRVSLREFQEGLVRRLADAQSAPRRDLLGLAAGSAHWLLDLSDAGEILPVPALATVPLTRHWFRGLANVRGTLFGIVDLSAFCGGPLISPGGAARLVLIGQRHGANCGLLVSATTGLRSPDDFDLDADTPPEHAWVSRTLRDTHGRPWQHIDAPRLLGHPAFLEASAA; encoded by the coding sequence ATGGCCAAACGCGTCAGCCTCAGAGAGTTTCAGGAAGGCCTGGTCCGGCGCCTGGCCGATGCCCAGTCCGCCCCCCGTCGCGACCTGCTCGGCCTGGCCGCGGGCAGCGCGCACTGGCTGCTCGACCTGTCCGACGCGGGCGAGATCCTGCCGGTACCCGCGCTGGCCACCGTGCCCCTGACCCGCCACTGGTTTCGCGGCCTCGCCAACGTGCGCGGCACCCTGTTCGGGATCGTCGACCTGTCCGCCTTCTGCGGCGGCCCCCTGATCAGTCCGGGCGGCGCCGCCCGACTGGTGCTGATCGGGCAGCGCCATGGCGCCAACTGCGGTCTGCTGGTCAGTGCCACGACCGGTCTGCGCAGTCCTGACGACTTCGACCTCGACGCCGACACGCCCCCCGAGCACGCGTGGGTCAGCCGCACCCTGCGGGACACCCACGGCCGGCCCTGGCAGCACATCGATGCGCCGCGGCTGCTCGGTCATCCGGCATTCCTGGAGGCAAGCGCCGCTTGA
- a CDS encoding response regulator transcription factor: protein MPIQKILVVDDSPTERYALSEVLQKNGYQVITAETGEEGIEKSKSELPDLILMDVVMPGMNGYQATRTISRDAATRSIPVIICTTKGQETDKIWGMRQGAFDYLVKPLDHAELLERIRAMD, encoded by the coding sequence ATGCCGATTCAAAAGATTCTCGTCGTCGACGACTCCCCCACCGAACGCTACGCGCTGAGCGAGGTGCTGCAGAAGAACGGCTACCAGGTCATCACCGCCGAAACCGGTGAGGAAGGCATCGAAAAGAGCAAATCGGAACTGCCGGACCTGATCCTCATGGACGTGGTGATGCCGGGCATGAACGGCTACCAGGCCACGCGGACCATTTCCCGCGATGCGGCCACCCGCAGTATTCCGGTGATCATCTGCACCACCAAGGGGCAGGAAACCGACAAGATCTGGGGCATGCGCCAGGGCGCTTTCGACTATCTGGTCAAACCGCTCGATCACGCCGAACTGCTCGAGCGCATCCGCGCGATGGACTGA
- the pilG gene encoding twitching motility response regulator PilG — MDLTGLKVMVIDDSNTIRRSAEIFLAQAGCQVLLAEDGFDALAKITDHRPDVIFVDIMMPRLDGYQTCALIKKNVRLSATPVIMLSSKDGLFDRARGRMVGSDEYLTKPFTKDSLLKAVAAHASTPQSHE; from the coding sequence GTGGATCTGACCGGACTCAAGGTGATGGTGATTGACGACAGCAACACCATCCGACGCAGCGCAGAAATCTTTCTCGCCCAGGCAGGCTGCCAGGTCTTGCTCGCCGAGGACGGGTTCGACGCGCTGGCGAAAATCACCGACCACCGGCCCGACGTGATCTTCGTCGACATCATGATGCCGCGCCTGGACGGCTACCAGACCTGCGCCCTGATCAAGAAGAACGTCCGTCTCTCCGCCACCCCGGTGATCATGCTCTCGTCCAAGGACGGGCTGTTCGACCGGGCACGCGGCCGCATGGTCGGCTCCGACGAGTACCTGACCAAGCCGTTCACCAAGGACAGCCTGCTCAAGGCCGTCGCCGCCCACGCCTCCACACCGCAGTCCCACGAGTGA
- a CDS encoding rubredoxin, translated as MCLICGFIYDEAAGLPEEGIAPGTRWEDLPPNWSCPECDARKDDFEMVEI; from the coding sequence ATGTGCCTGATCTGCGGTTTCATCTACGACGAAGCCGCCGGACTCCCGGAAGAAGGTATCGCCCCCGGTACCCGCTGGGAAGACCTCCCGCCGAACTGGTCCTGCCCCGAGTGTGACGCGCGCAAGGACGATTTCGAGATGGTCGAGATCTGA
- a CDS encoding bifunctional hydroxymethylpyrimidine kinase/phosphomethylpyrimidine kinase: MLQLPAVLSICAADPTSATGVAADAATLASMGVYPLCVVSEVCLRDTAQVEARMPLECELVVDQARVVLEDVPVGAIKITLPGSAVMVSALAELVADYDEVPLVLELPPLSRTEDEPDDAHLAAALELLLPYATTLVVDASAARRLVAAGMEEEEPELEDEDLAALLCGIGTGSVLVLGGARPGPQVVHVLYGEDGVLQRDVFERTDHPALGFGASASAALAAGLARGQDTPEATREALQYAHRADAAGLRMGMGVAVPDRLFWARNRESAA, encoded by the coding sequence ATGCTTCAACTGCCCGCCGTTCTCTCCATTTGCGCTGCGGATCCCACCAGCGCCACCGGTGTGGCCGCCGATGCGGCCACCCTTGCCAGCATGGGTGTCTATCCCCTGTGTGTGGTGAGCGAAGTATGCCTGCGCGATACCGCCCAAGTCGAGGCGCGAATGCCATTGGAGTGCGAACTGGTCGTCGACCAGGCGCGCGTGGTCCTCGAGGACGTCCCGGTCGGCGCGATCAAGATCACGCTGCCCGGGTCGGCGGTCATGGTCTCCGCCCTGGCCGAACTGGTGGCCGATTACGACGAGGTCCCGCTGGTGCTCGAACTGCCGCCGTTGTCGCGCACCGAGGACGAGCCTGACGACGCGCACCTGGCCGCGGCGCTGGAGCTGCTCTTGCCCTATGCCACCACCCTCGTGGTCGACGCCAGCGCCGCCCGTCGGCTGGTCGCGGCGGGCATGGAAGAAGAGGAGCCCGAGCTGGAGGACGAGGATCTGGCGGCCCTGTTGTGCGGCATCGGCACCGGCAGCGTGCTCGTGCTCGGTGGCGCTCGCCCCGGCCCTCAGGTGGTGCATGTGCTGTATGGCGAAGACGGCGTACTGCAGCGGGACGTGTTCGAGCGTACCGATCACCCGGCGCTGGGTTTCGGGGCGTCGGCGTCGGCTGCCCTGGCCGCCGGTCTGGCCCGCGGGCAGGACACCCCGGAGGCGACGCGCGAGGCCCTCCAGTACGCCCACCGCGCGGACGCCGCCGGCCTGCGCATGGGCATGGGCGTCGCGGTGCCCGATCGCCTGTTCTGGGCGCGCAACCGGGAGTCGGCCGCATGA
- the thiE gene encoding thiamine phosphate synthase: MSAWTERLADGLYLITPEQADTEALVARVEALLPARPAVLQYRNKTLDAAGRRTQAEALLRRCRGAGVPFIVNDDLELALAIDADGVHVGRDDGDVAALRARLGAQRLLGVSCYNEWSRAEAAVAAGADCVAFGAMFPSTTKPGAVPAAPELLTRARALGVGVVAIGGITLENAPALVAAGAHQLAVISDVFEAPDPCARARAYAALFASGDACSTQ, translated from the coding sequence ATGAGCGCGTGGACCGAGCGCCTGGCCGACGGGCTGTACCTGATCACCCCCGAGCAGGCCGATACGGAGGCCCTGGTGGCGCGCGTCGAGGCGCTGCTGCCGGCGCGCCCGGCGGTGCTTCAGTATCGCAACAAGACCCTCGACGCCGCCGGGCGCAGGACACAGGCCGAGGCCCTGCTGCGCCGGTGTCGTGGCGCCGGGGTGCCGTTCATCGTCAATGACGACCTCGAACTGGCGCTGGCGATCGATGCCGACGGCGTGCACGTGGGGCGGGACGATGGCGACGTGGCCGCGCTGCGCGCCCGGCTCGGCGCGCAGCGCCTGCTGGGGGTTTCGTGCTACAACGAATGGTCGCGCGCGGAAGCGGCGGTGGCGGCCGGTGCGGATTGCGTTGCCTTCGGGGCGATGTTCCCGTCGACCACCAAGCCCGGCGCCGTACCTGCGGCGCCCGAGTTGCTGACCCGGGCGCGCGCGCTGGGCGTCGGCGTCGTGGCCATCGGCGGCATCACTCTGGAGAACGCGCCGGCTCTGGTCGCCGCCGGGGCCCATCAGCTGGCGGTGATTTCGGATGTCTTCGAAGCGCCGGATCCGTGCGCACGGGCGCGCGCGTATGCGGCGCTGTTCGCGTCTGGCGACGCGTGTTCCACCCAATAA
- the hemL gene encoding glutamate-1-semialdehyde 2,1-aminomutase → MSRNETLFNRAQQVIPGGVNSPVRAFGSVGGFPRFITRAEGARMWDADGAAYIDYVGSWGPAIAGHAHPAIVEAVREAALKGLSFGAPTEAEIDMAEQLCAQLPGMDMVRLVSSGTEATMSAIRLARGFTGRDTIVKFEGCYHGHADCLLVKAGSGALTFGNPSSGGVPADFAKHTLVLDYNDPEQLAATFAAKGDEIAAVIVEPFAGNMNLVRPSERFLQLLRELCTAHGTVLIFDEVMTGFRVGPQGVQGLVGITPDLTTLGKVVGGGMPVGAFGGRRDIMEKIAPLGPVYQAGTLSGSPVAVAAGLASLKLVREAGFYEQLAERTRQLTDGLTAVARQHGIAFCAQSVGGMFGLYFAERPPQGFADVMASDRERFNRFFHAMLEAGHYFAPSAFEAGFVSIAHTREDIEATIGAAERVFADMAG, encoded by the coding sequence ATGAGTCGAAACGAAACCCTCTTCAACCGGGCGCAACAGGTCATTCCGGGTGGCGTCAATTCTCCGGTACGCGCCTTCGGGTCGGTGGGCGGATTCCCCCGTTTCATCACCCGCGCCGAGGGGGCGCGCATGTGGGACGCCGACGGCGCGGCCTACATCGACTACGTCGGCTCCTGGGGGCCGGCGATCGCGGGTCACGCGCATCCGGCCATCGTCGAGGCGGTACGCGAGGCGGCGCTCAAGGGGCTGTCCTTCGGCGCGCCGACCGAGGCCGAGATAGACATGGCCGAGCAGCTGTGCGCGCAGTTGCCGGGCATGGACATGGTCCGCCTGGTCAGCTCCGGCACCGAGGCGACCATGAGCGCCATCCGCCTGGCGCGCGGGTTCACCGGCCGCGACACCATCGTCAAGTTCGAGGGCTGCTATCACGGTCACGCCGACTGCCTGCTGGTCAAGGCCGGCTCCGGTGCGCTGACCTTCGGCAATCCGTCCTCGGGCGGGGTGCCGGCCGACTTCGCCAAGCACACCCTGGTGCTGGACTACAACGATCCGGAACAGCTGGCCGCCACCTTCGCGGCCAAGGGCGACGAGATCGCCGCCGTCATCGTCGAGCCCTTCGCCGGCAACATGAACCTGGTGCGTCCGAGCGAGCGCTTCCTGCAACTGTTGCGTGAGCTGTGCACCGCCCATGGCACGGTGCTGATCTTCGACGAGGTGATGACCGGCTTTCGCGTCGGGCCGCAGGGGGTTCAGGGCCTGGTGGGCATCACGCCGGACCTGACGACGCTGGGCAAGGTGGTCGGGGGCGGCATGCCGGTGGGGGCCTTTGGCGGCCGTCGCGACATCATGGAAAAGATCGCGCCCCTGGGCCCGGTGTATCAGGCCGGCACCCTGTCCGGCAGTCCGGTGGCGGTCGCGGCGGGCTTGGCCTCGCTCAAGCTGGTGCGCGAGGCCGGCTTCTACGAGCAGCTCGCAGAGCGCACCCGGCAGCTCACCGACGGGCTGACCGCGGTGGCGCGCCAGCACGGCATCGCCTTCTGCGCCCAGTCCGTGGGCGGGATGTTCGGCCTCTATTTCGCCGAACGGCCGCCGCAGGGTTTCGCCGACGTGATGGCCTCGGACCGGGAGCGCTTCAACCGCTTCTTCCACGCCATGCTCGAGGCCGGGCACTACTTCGCGCCCTCGGCCTTCGAGGCCGGTTTCGTCTCCATCGCCCATACCCGCGAGGATATCGAGGCCACCATCGGCGCGGCCGAACGCGTGTTCGCGGACATGGCCGGCTGA
- a CDS encoding TetR/AcrR family transcriptional regulator, with translation MTKGARTRQTILDAAVAMASEGGFESLSIGALAGRVGMSKSGLFAHFGSREELQIAAIEAAAARFADLVFAPALKAPRGVPRIEALFQHWLTWVERGGWGGGCPLQAAALEFDDRPGPVRDAVIAHFLRLEKELGRAVQLAIGEGHFRAELDVEQFVFDLFAVVSAAYYRGRLLDDDSTRQRAQRAFANLIERHRTAPTMH, from the coding sequence ATGACCAAAGGTGCCCGTACCCGCCAGACCATTCTCGATGCCGCGGTGGCCATGGCCTCCGAGGGGGGGTTCGAATCCCTGTCCATCGGTGCCCTGGCGGGCCGCGTCGGCATGTCCAAGAGTGGCCTGTTCGCGCATTTCGGTTCGCGCGAGGAATTGCAGATCGCCGCGATCGAGGCGGCGGCCGCGCGCTTCGCCGATCTGGTGTTCGCACCTGCGCTCAAGGCGCCGCGGGGCGTGCCGCGGATCGAGGCCCTGTTCCAGCACTGGCTGACCTGGGTGGAGCGGGGCGGCTGGGGCGGGGGGTGTCCGTTGCAGGCCGCGGCGCTGGAATTCGATGACCGCCCCGGCCCGGTCCGGGATGCGGTGATCGCCCACTTCCTGCGCCTCGAGAAGGAATTGGGCCGGGCGGTGCAGCTGGCCATCGGCGAAGGCCATTTCCGCGCCGAGCTGGACGTGGAGCAATTCGTATTCGACCTGTTCGCCGTGGTCAGCGCCGCCTATTACCGTGGGCGCCTGCTCGACGATGACAGCACCCGGCAGCGGGCGCAGCGCGCCTTCGCCAATCTGATCGAGCGTCACCGCACGGCGCCGACCATGCATTGA
- a CDS encoding alpha/beta fold hydrolase, whose protein sequence is MKPSTEKRTNGRVQLLTPAQRRWVRLTSSLLPGWSAERAERLLLRPPRMRGRAGEVLDAWGRRVDLQVDGHTVATWRFGEAAQPQVVLVHGWGGYGGQFARWIEPLRARGFGVVLFDMPGHGESGGRAGRVDEFTRAIDAVIDACSGVTAVVAHSMGGAASVQLLRTRRDLAGLVVIAAPASLAHHVRDLSARVGLGPAAHRSLVGRLESAHRPVAELDDLSSLPTQTTRALFIHDRDDAEVDFAHLARFGAQWPGSETLATEGWGHYRVLGAPEVIARAVDFIGATAGLARR, encoded by the coding sequence ATGAAACCATCGACAGAAAAGCGCACGAACGGTCGTGTTCAATTGCTCACGCCGGCCCAGCGCCGCTGGGTGCGGCTGACCTCCTCGCTGCTGCCCGGCTGGAGCGCCGAGCGCGCCGAGCGCCTGCTGCTGCGTCCGCCACGGATGCGCGGGCGCGCCGGCGAGGTGCTCGACGCCTGGGGCCGGCGGGTCGATCTGCAAGTCGACGGGCACACCGTGGCCACCTGGCGTTTCGGCGAGGCGGCGCAACCGCAGGTGGTGCTGGTGCATGGCTGGGGGGGCTATGGCGGGCAGTTCGCGCGCTGGATCGAGCCGCTGCGTGCGCGCGGCTTCGGCGTGGTGCTGTTCGATATGCCGGGTCACGGCGAGAGCGGTGGACGGGCAGGGCGGGTGGACGAATTCACCCGGGCGATCGATGCGGTGATCGACGCCTGTTCCGGTGTGACGGCCGTGGTGGCGCATTCCATGGGGGGCGCGGCCAGCGTGCAGCTGCTGCGCACCCGGCGCGATCTGGCCGGTCTCGTGGTGATCGCGGCGCCGGCCTCGCTGGCGCATCACGTACGTGACCTGTCGGCGCGCGTGGGGTTGGGCCCCGCGGCGCATCGCAGCCTCGTCGGCCGCCTGGAGTCGGCGCATCGGCCGGTGGCGGAACTGGATGACCTGTCGTCGCTGCCCACGCAGACGACCCGGGCGCTGTTCATCCACGACCGGGACGATGCCGAAGTCGATTTCGCCCACCTGGCCCGTTTCGGCGCCCAGTGGCCGGGCAGCGAGACCCTGGCCACCGAAGGGTGGGGGCACTACCGGGTGCTGGGGGCGCCCGAGGTGATCGCGCGCGCGGTGGACTTCATCGGTGCGACAGCCGGGCTGGCGCGACGCTGA
- the mgtE gene encoding magnesium transporter translates to MSEPEIKPRDNLQDHLREVQELLHRHKLVETLVHRQDMPRHDLVEGLVHKQHIQELTTRLDEMHAADIAFILESLPIEERTFVWDLVKAERDGEILLEVSDAVRETLLETMDRDELKAAAGTLDADELADLAPDLPDEVMEDVYQALDLEERAQLRAAMSYDEDAVGALMDFDMVTIRPDIRLEVVLRYLRRFAELPDHTDQLFVANRDEALVGVLPLGKMLVSDPERLVSEIMLTDPVTLRPDDKAEDAANAFERYDLVSAPVVTANNQLMGRVTVDTVVDFIREESEAELLNQAGLREEEDIFAPVLDSVRNRWTWLAINLVTAFVASRVIGLFEGSIEKLVALAALMPIVAGIGGNSGNQTITMIVRAMAMGQVDSNSGKRLLKKEVGVALINGLVWGGLLGVLAWWLYGNAQLGAVMTAATTLNLLLASSMGVVIPMAMQRFGRDPALGSSVMITACTDSGGFFIFLGLATLFLM, encoded by the coding sequence ATGTCCGAACCCGAAATCAAACCCCGCGACAACCTCCAGGACCACCTGCGCGAGGTCCAGGAACTGCTGCACCGGCACAAGCTGGTGGAGACGCTCGTCCACCGCCAGGACATGCCACGCCACGATCTGGTCGAGGGCCTGGTCCACAAGCAGCACATCCAGGAGCTGACGACCCGGCTCGACGAGATGCACGCGGCGGACATCGCCTTCATCCTCGAAAGCCTGCCGATCGAGGAGCGCACGTTCGTCTGGGATCTGGTCAAGGCCGAACGCGACGGTGAGATCCTGCTCGAGGTCTCCGATGCGGTGCGCGAGACGCTGCTCGAGACCATGGACCGGGACGAGCTCAAGGCCGCCGCCGGAACCCTCGACGCGGACGAGCTGGCCGACCTGGCCCCCGACCTGCCCGACGAGGTCATGGAGGACGTCTACCAGGCCCTCGACCTGGAAGAACGCGCCCAGCTGCGCGCCGCCATGTCCTACGACGAGGACGCGGTCGGCGCCCTCATGGACTTCGACATGGTCACCATCCGGCCGGACATCCGGCTCGAGGTGGTGCTGCGCTATCTGCGCCGCTTCGCCGAGCTGCCCGACCACACCGACCAGCTGTTCGTCGCCAATCGCGACGAGGCCCTGGTCGGCGTGCTGCCGCTGGGCAAGATGCTGGTGAGCGATCCGGAACGACTGGTCAGCGAGATCATGCTCACCGACCCGGTCACGCTGCGCCCCGACGACAAGGCCGAGGACGCGGCCAACGCCTTCGAGCGCTACGACCTGGTGTCGGCGCCGGTGGTGACCGCGAACAACCAGCTCATGGGCCGGGTGACCGTCGACACGGTGGTGGATTTCATCCGCGAGGAATCCGAGGCGGAGCTACTCAATCAGGCCGGCCTGCGCGAGGAAGAAGACATCTTCGCGCCGGTGCTCGACTCGGTGCGCAACCGGTGGACCTGGCTGGCCATCAACCTGGTTACCGCCTTCGTCGCCTCACGGGTGATCGGCCTGTTCGAGGGCTCCATCGAGAAACTCGTCGCCCTCGCCGCGCTCATGCCCATCGTCGCCGGCATCGGCGGCAACTCCGGCAACCAGACCATCACCATGATCGTGCGCGCCATGGCCATGGGCCAGGTGGACAGCAACAGCGGCAAACGCCTGCTGAAGAAGGAGGTGGGCGTCGCCCTGATCAACGGCCTCGTCTGGGGTGGCCTGCTCGGCGTGCTCGCCTGGTGGCTCTACGGCAATGCCCAGCTCGGCGCGGTGATGACCGCCGCTACCACCCTCAACCTGCTGCTCGCCTCGAGCATGGGGGTGGTCATCCCCATGGCCATGCAGCGCTTCGGCCGCGACCCGGCCCTCGGTTCGAGCGTGATGATCACCGCGTGCACCGACTCGGGCGGTTTCTTCATCTTCCTCGGCCTGGCGACCCTGTTCCTGATGTGA
- the mtgA gene encoding monofunctional biosynthetic peptidoglycan transglycosylase, which yields MKGIGRGIGRALLVLVAACVLYEVWIFAHVLWWQYVNPKTTHFMDLQLSALREDDPKARLQHTWVDYEHISHQLKQAVVAAEDDRFTEHDGFDWEGIQRAMERNARRGKAVAGGSTISQQLAKNLFLTPARSYLRKGQEAIITLMIEACWSKRRILEVYLNVVEWGAGIFGAEAAARHYYGVSAATLDAGQAARLAVMLPNPRRYERHFGPRLAAHAARIRARMHRSEVP from the coding sequence ATGAAGGGGATCGGCCGCGGGATCGGACGCGCCCTGCTGGTGCTCGTGGCCGCCTGCGTGCTCTACGAGGTGTGGATCTTCGCCCATGTGCTGTGGTGGCAGTACGTCAACCCCAAGACCACGCACTTCATGGATCTGCAGCTGAGCGCCCTGCGCGAGGACGACCCCAAGGCGCGCCTGCAGCACACCTGGGTGGACTACGAACACATCTCGCATCAGCTCAAGCAGGCGGTGGTCGCCGCCGAGGACGACCGCTTCACCGAGCATGACGGCTTCGACTGGGAGGGCATCCAGCGCGCCATGGAGCGCAACGCCCGCCGGGGCAAGGCGGTCGCCGGCGGCTCGACCATCTCCCAGCAGCTGGCCAAGAACCTGTTCCTCACCCCCGCGCGCAGCTACCTGCGCAAGGGCCAGGAGGCGATCATCACCCTGATGATCGAGGCGTGCTGGTCCAAGCGGCGCATCCTCGAGGTCTATCTGAACGTGGTCGAATGGGGCGCCGGCATCTTCGGCGCGGAGGCCGCAGCGCGCCACTACTACGGCGTGAGCGCCGCCACGCTCGACGCCGGGCAGGCGGCCCGACTCGCCGTGATGCTGCCCAATCCGCGCCGTTACGAGCGCCATTTCGGCCCCCGCCTGGCGGCCCACGCCGCACGCATCCGGGCACGCATGCATCGCTCCGAAGTGCCCTGA